Proteins co-encoded in one Nicotiana sylvestris chromosome 7, ASM39365v2, whole genome shotgun sequence genomic window:
- the LOC104236811 gene encoding fructose-bisphosphate aldolase 6, cytosolic encodes MSCYKGKYADELIANAKYIGTPGKGILAADESTGTIGKRFSSINVENVESNRRALRELLFTTPGAVQYLSGVILFEETLYQKTASGKPFVDVLKEGGVLPGIKVDKGTVELPGTNGETTTQGLDGLAERCQKYYEAGARFAKWRAVLKIGANEPSQLAINENANGLARYAIICQQNGLVPIVEPEILVDGSHDINKCADVTERVLAACYKALNDHHVLLEGTLLKPNMVTPGSEAAKVAPEVIAEYTIRALQRTMPAAVPAVVFLSGGQSEEEATVNLNAMNKLQTKKPWSLSFSFGRALQQSTLKAWAGKEENVQKAQAAFLTRCKANSEATLGKYAGATNLSEGASESLHVKDYKY; translated from the exons ATGTCTTGCTACAAGGGAAAGTACGCAG ATGAGCTTATTGCTAATGCTAAATACATTGGAACCCCTGGAAAGGGTATCCTTGCTGCTGATGAATCCACTGGCACAATTGGGAAGCGTTTCTCGAGCATCAACGTCGAGAATGTCGAATCAAACAGGAGGGCTCTCCGTGAGTTGCTCTTCACCACCCCCGGTGCTGTTCAGTATCTCAGCGGTGTTATCTTGTTTGAGGAAACACTCTACCAGAAGACCGCTTCTG GCAAGCCTTTCGTCGATGTCTTGAAGGAGGGTGGAGTTCTCCCCGGAATTAAGGTTGACAAGGGTACCGTTGAGCTCCCAGGAACCAACGGTGAGACCACCACCCAAGGTCTTGACGGCCTTGCAGAGCGATGCCAAAAGTACTACGAGGCTGGTGCTAGGTTTGCCAAATGGCGTGCCGTGCTCAAGATCGGTGCCAATGAGCCTTCTCAGCTTGCGATCAATGAGAACGCCAATGGCCTAGCAAGATATGCCATTATCTGCCAACAAAATGGTCTTGTACCCATTGTTGAGCCTGAGATCCTCGTTGATGGATCCCATGACATTAACAAGTGCGCTGATGTTACCGAGCGTGTTCTTGCTGCTTGCTACAAGGCTCTCAATGACCACCATGTACTCCTCGAGGGTACCTTGTTGAAGCCTAACATGGTCACTCCTGGTTCTGAAGCAGCCAAGGTTGCACCAGAGGTGATTGCTGAGTACACCATCCGTGCCTTGCAGCGCACAATGCCGGCTGCTGTTCCCGCTGTGGTGTTCTTGTCTGGTGGTCAAAGTGAAGAGGAGGCCACCGTCAACCTGAACGCCATGAACAAGCTCCAAACCAAGAAGCCATGGTCGCTTTCATTCTCCTTTGGACGTGCTCTTCAGCAGAGCACCCTCAAGGCTTGGGCCGGAAAGGAGGAGAATGTACAGAAGGCGCAAGCTGCATTCCTTACCAGATGCAAGGCCAACTCCGAGGCTACACTCGGAAAGTATGCTGGTGCTACCAACTTGAGTGAGGGTGCTTCTGAGAGCCTTCATGTCAAGGACTACAAGTACTAG